From Cognatishimia activa, one genomic window encodes:
- a CDS encoding response regulator, translated as MRILIADDHDLVRETLSAYLENAGGAEVALASSLPETLKVGAEQGPFDLLLLDYNMPGMMGLEGLDKAIEAGVAKGVAILSGNAPANLAQDAVDRGAIGYLPKTMTAQSLVHAVRFMLAGETFVPVSHMAGNADQNPLAQQLSRREAEVLNGLCRGLANKEIARELDLQEVTIKLHVRTLCKKLEAKNRTHAAMIAKEAGLF; from the coding sequence ATGCGCATATTAATTGCTGATGACCATGATTTGGTTCGAGAGACCCTTTCGGCCTATTTGGAAAATGCCGGAGGGGCTGAAGTGGCCTTAGCCAGTTCGTTGCCAGAGACCTTGAAGGTCGGCGCGGAGCAGGGGCCTTTTGATCTGCTTTTGCTCGATTACAACATGCCCGGCATGATGGGGTTGGAAGGGTTGGACAAGGCCATTGAAGCTGGCGTTGCAAAAGGCGTGGCCATTCTGTCAGGCAATGCACCTGCTAATTTGGCGCAGGATGCGGTTGATCGTGGCGCCATTGGGTATTTGCCGAAAACCATGACCGCCCAGAGCCTAGTACATGCCGTACGGTTTATGCTGGCGGGTGAGACTTTCGTGCCGGTTTCCCATATGGCTGGGAACGCAGATCAGAACCCGCTCGCGCAGCAACTCAGCCGCCGCGAGGCCGAGGTTTTGAACGGATTGTGCCGTGGATTGGCAAACAAGGAAATCGCACGCGAGTTGGACCTGCAAGAGGTCACAATCAAGCTGCACGTCCGGACGCTTTGCAAAAAGCTTGAGGCCAAAAACAGGACTCATGCGGCGATGATCGCAAAGGAAGCAGGGCTGTTCTGA
- a CDS encoding molybdopterin-dependent oxidoreductase produces the protein MILKRFLALCVVLLLPGVSAAEEITAPSGPVILTVTGDIARTNGEGAAHFDLQMLAEMPVTTFETTTIWTEGAQLFTGVELHTLAEKLGVQGDHLVASAINDYHVEIPMTDAQVGGPILAYMRNGEVMSVRNKGPLWIVYPYDSNVAYRTETIYSRSIWQLDRIKVMK, from the coding sequence ATGATCTTGAAAAGATTTCTCGCGCTGTGTGTTGTTCTTCTTTTGCCCGGTGTATCTGCCGCCGAAGAAATCACGGCCCCATCTGGCCCAGTGATCTTAACGGTCACCGGTGACATCGCACGCACCAATGGAGAGGGTGCTGCACATTTTGACTTGCAAATGCTTGCCGAAATGCCTGTCACAACCTTTGAAACCACAACCATCTGGACTGAAGGTGCACAGCTCTTCACAGGTGTTGAATTGCATACGCTCGCGGAAAAGCTGGGTGTGCAGGGCGATCACTTGGTGGCCAGCGCCATAAATGACTATCACGTGGAAATACCCATGACTGACGCACAAGTCGGGGGACCAATCCTCGCCTATATGCGCAACGGTGAAGTCATGTCTGTGCGCAACAAGGGACCATTGTGGATCGTATATCCCTATGATTCAAATGTGGCCTACCGAACCGAAACCATTTACTCGCGCAGCATATGGCAGCTGGATCGGATCAAGGTCATGAAATAG
- a CDS encoding hybrid sensor histidine kinase/response regulator — MRISGGLKTTLFVLALALALFQIGTLVISVAQQVDRLSKASSGDGLWHLSQVEVDYRRLTTALAEADDPAGYGEVRHRFDVLFSRVLTLQEGDSYAIHRTQPTFSNHLSEVLAYLNAALPYIDGDDVVMARELEKLISKTKSIDDPIRHLALNGVLNNAQLGEALRNDTRDLLLRLFAATMALIVGLILLIIVLRRLYKRAQTISDDNRMARARIASMIHASLDAILVTDPDGKLLDMNRAAERLFDIDLKSADDIYLSALIRGRNEDGSYNNPAKSGLLAKGRVETKATRKNGATFPVEISLVQAETEERSDIYVAYVRDISARLEAEESLKQARDDAQAGEKAKARLLAVMSHEIRTPLNGVLGAADLLSKTELDAGQERYVTAMQTSGEILQRHINDVLELSRLDEARLPRQLTPIDLHQLIPEIVESQRPFAEQAETRLDIRVFKNVPDSVLGDQLALQQVLLNLVGNAIKFTTGGSVCVEVDHFGQGDIIEFRIIDDGIGITEEEVSKVFEDFYASDTSFARRKQGTGLGLGITKRIVTSMGGDIGAESIPNEGSLFWFRLPMRPVNAVVLPKGMHDRNLVSAHPSDILLVEDNEINRMIASDMLQNAGHRVTLATGGKHGVETAKEKAFDLILMDISMPDMDGLTAAELIRRSNGASKDTPIIALTAQSLSFANDQIDPEVISQVLQKPLTSQALNLALESALSDSEGADWGGIAPIEDHVLNEEILNDVVANIGEEKTQAHFEELQQDMQMFLKQLKNEDDEDLPSAAHRLAGAAAVLGLCALHRHLVQLEFGSSAESGTGKTEREWQIAQQSFQNHFLTKSTGTT, encoded by the coding sequence ATGCGCATCTCTGGCGGATTAAAAACGACTTTGTTTGTTTTGGCGCTTGCCCTTGCCCTTTTTCAAATCGGCACGCTTGTCATCAGCGTGGCACAGCAAGTGGATCGTCTCTCAAAAGCGAGCAGCGGCGATGGGCTGTGGCACCTCTCTCAGGTTGAGGTCGATTATCGCCGTCTGACGACAGCGCTGGCAGAAGCCGATGATCCTGCAGGATATGGAGAAGTAAGACATCGGTTTGATGTGCTTTTCAGCCGTGTTCTTACCCTTCAGGAAGGTGACAGCTACGCGATCCATCGCACGCAGCCGACATTTTCCAATCATCTTTCTGAAGTTCTTGCGTATTTGAATGCGGCCCTCCCCTATATCGATGGGGATGACGTGGTCATGGCGAGGGAACTTGAGAAACTTATCAGCAAGACAAAATCTATCGACGATCCCATCAGACACCTTGCCCTCAATGGTGTTTTGAATAACGCGCAGCTTGGGGAGGCACTGCGTAATGACACGCGCGACCTCTTGCTACGTCTATTTGCAGCAACGATGGCTCTGATTGTTGGGTTGATACTGCTGATCATCGTTCTTAGGCGGCTCTACAAGCGCGCGCAGACGATCTCGGATGACAACAGGATGGCACGCGCGCGTATTGCAAGCATGATCCACGCATCTCTGGATGCAATTCTGGTCACGGATCCTGATGGTAAATTGCTGGATATGAACCGCGCCGCGGAACGCCTGTTTGATATCGATCTCAAATCCGCGGACGACATCTATCTCAGTGCCCTGATCAGAGGCCGGAATGAGGATGGAAGCTATAACAACCCGGCCAAATCGGGTTTACTGGCCAAAGGGCGGGTCGAGACGAAAGCCACACGGAAAAACGGCGCAACCTTCCCGGTTGAAATCTCGCTGGTGCAGGCCGAAACCGAAGAACGTTCTGACATCTATGTCGCCTATGTGCGCGATATCTCAGCGCGGCTCGAGGCCGAAGAGAGTTTGAAACAGGCCCGTGATGATGCGCAGGCTGGTGAAAAAGCTAAGGCGCGCTTGCTGGCGGTGATGAGCCACGAAATCCGCACCCCGCTCAATGGTGTACTTGGCGCGGCGGATCTGTTGTCCAAAACAGAATTGGATGCGGGCCAGGAACGCTATGTCACAGCGATGCAAACTTCCGGTGAAATCCTGCAACGCCATATCAACGACGTGCTGGAACTCTCTCGGCTGGATGAGGCGCGCTTGCCGCGCCAGCTTACGCCTATCGACCTTCATCAGTTGATTCCTGAAATTGTCGAAAGTCAGCGTCCATTCGCAGAACAGGCAGAGACGCGGCTGGATATTCGCGTCTTTAAAAACGTGCCCGACAGCGTTTTGGGTGACCAGTTGGCCCTACAACAAGTGCTTCTCAATCTGGTGGGGAACGCAATCAAGTTCACCACGGGAGGAAGTGTTTGTGTCGAAGTCGATCATTTCGGGCAAGGTGATATAATCGAATTTCGCATCATAGATGACGGGATTGGCATTACTGAAGAGGAAGTCAGTAAAGTTTTTGAAGACTTCTATGCCAGCGACACCTCCTTTGCTCGGCGTAAACAAGGGACAGGCCTCGGTCTGGGCATCACCAAACGCATCGTCACATCTATGGGCGGAGATATCGGCGCTGAGAGCATCCCAAACGAAGGCAGCCTCTTTTGGTTCCGACTGCCGATGAGACCGGTCAATGCAGTGGTGCTGCCAAAAGGCATGCACGATCGGAACCTCGTCTCTGCTCATCCGTCTGACATCCTGCTGGTGGAAGACAATGAGATCAATCGGATGATCGCGTCAGATATGCTTCAAAATGCGGGGCATCGTGTCACGCTGGCCACCGGTGGCAAGCATGGCGTTGAGACCGCAAAGGAGAAGGCGTTTGATTTGATCCTGATGGATATCAGCATGCCAGACATGGACGGGTTGACTGCAGCCGAATTGATACGCCGTTCAAACGGGGCCTCAAAGGACACACCAATCATCGCGCTCACGGCGCAGTCCCTTTCGTTCGCCAACGATCAGATCGATCCAGAGGTCATCTCTCAGGTTTTGCAAAAACCTCTGACATCACAGGCGTTGAATCTCGCACTCGAATCCGCTCTTTCGGATTCTGAAGGCGCGGATTGGGGGGGCATCGCTCCGATTGAAGATCACGTTCTGAACGAAGAGATCCTCAATGACGTTGTCGCAAATATTGGCGAGGAAAAAACTCAGGCCCATTTTGAGGAGCTTCAGCAAGACATGCAGATGTTTCTCAAGCAGCTAAAAAATGAAGACGATGAGGACCTGCCCTCAGCGGCGCATCGATTGGCGGGTGCCGCCGCGGTTCTTGGCCTTTGCGCACTTCATCGACATCTCGTTCAGCTTGAATTTGGCTCCTCAGCGGAAAGCGGCACGGGCAAAACAGAGCGAGAGTGGCAAATCGCCCAACAATCCTTTCAGAACCATTTCTTAACAAAATCCACGGGCACCACTTGA
- a CDS encoding heavy metal translocating P-type ATPase codes for MAPNTLTLDISGMTCAGCARRVEKSLQSLDGTETARVNFASGKAYLIGAELDQDAALKAVQSVGYSAEPSDGTHRSHSDETRNSARKRLILAMILALPVFISEMGGHIVPSFHHWQMMTFGHGNLLIFQFILTTAVLFGPGLAFITKGIPLLLRGSPNMDTLVALGSLSAWGYSSVVLFAPTLIPLSARHVYFEAAAVIVTLILLGRWLEDRAKSRAGTAIEKLMDHMPDTATVLIDGKPKEIPAAALQVGDLISLKPGSRAPADGIVISGRSDMDEAMLTGEPLPVSKAEGDPVTGGTINGSGALVIRASQVGSATLLSQIVRTVEEAQAAVLPVQSMADKVVQIFVPAVLAISALTFLGWYLLGPEPQLSHALIAMVSVLIIACPCAMGLAVPMSIMVGTGRGAELGVLFAKGDALQRLQDVSTVAFDKTGTLTLGKPHIAETHVAKGISETQALALAASAEHQSEHPIAEAFKTATRDVELPQAQDVKATVGLGLSATIDDQRISIGSLGFARELGLPLQSFETEISKALSLGRTVVFMANETTVIAIFELEDQLKAEAAPIISQLSALGLNTVLISGDRPEAADHVATQVGIMRAFGSVLPTEKAQKVKELQAEFGNVAFVGDGINDAPALSQADVGIAMGNGTDIALESADVVLTTGDLRKLLTAMTISKATMRNIRQNLFWAFGYNTVLIPVAAGVFYAWLGWQLSPMLGAGAMAMSSLFVVMNALRLRQLAPNQEGIA; via the coding sequence ATGGCCCCGAATACTCTGACTCTCGACATTTCCGGCATGACCTGCGCAGGCTGCGCCCGGCGGGTCGAAAAATCTCTGCAATCCCTGGACGGCACTGAAACCGCACGGGTCAATTTCGCAAGTGGCAAGGCCTATCTGATTGGTGCAGAGCTCGATCAAGATGCGGCGCTGAAGGCCGTTCAGTCAGTCGGCTATTCCGCCGAGCCATCCGATGGCACCCATCGTTCTCATTCCGATGAAACCCGAAATTCTGCGCGTAAGCGTTTGATATTGGCAATGATCCTAGCATTGCCGGTGTTTATCTCGGAAATGGGCGGGCATATCGTCCCCAGCTTTCACCATTGGCAGATGATGACCTTCGGTCATGGCAACCTGCTGATATTTCAATTTATCCTGACAACCGCCGTGCTGTTCGGTCCAGGTTTGGCTTTCATCACCAAGGGCATTCCGTTGCTCCTTCGCGGCAGCCCCAATATGGACACTCTTGTGGCCCTAGGTAGCCTTTCCGCCTGGGGGTATTCCTCGGTGGTGCTCTTCGCACCCACTCTGATCCCGCTAAGCGCACGCCATGTCTATTTCGAAGCTGCTGCGGTTATCGTGACACTGATCCTGCTGGGCCGTTGGCTTGAGGACCGCGCCAAGTCACGCGCCGGCACCGCCATCGAAAAGCTGATGGATCATATGCCTGATACAGCAACGGTTCTAATTGACGGCAAGCCAAAAGAAATCCCTGCAGCGGCGCTGCAAGTTGGCGATCTGATCTCCCTGAAGCCAGGCAGCCGGGCACCTGCAGATGGTATTGTGATCAGCGGAAGAAGCGACATGGATGAGGCCATGCTGACGGGCGAACCACTACCGGTCAGCAAGGCAGAAGGGGATCCCGTTACAGGTGGCACGATCAATGGCTCAGGTGCTCTGGTTATTCGCGCATCCCAGGTCGGGAGCGCGACGCTCCTGTCGCAAATCGTGCGCACTGTCGAAGAGGCGCAAGCCGCGGTGCTTCCCGTGCAATCAATGGCTGATAAAGTGGTACAGATATTCGTACCCGCAGTCCTCGCAATTTCGGCACTGACCTTCTTAGGCTGGTACCTACTTGGGCCAGAACCACAGCTTTCTCATGCCCTGATCGCCATGGTCTCAGTACTGATCATCGCCTGCCCCTGCGCCATGGGTCTCGCCGTGCCCATGTCGATCATGGTGGGAACCGGACGTGGGGCCGAATTAGGGGTGCTCTTTGCCAAAGGTGATGCCCTACAACGCCTTCAGGATGTTTCAACTGTGGCCTTTGACAAAACCGGCACGCTGACGCTGGGCAAGCCACACATCGCGGAAACCCATGTAGCGAAGGGCATCTCTGAAACCCAAGCGTTGGCTCTCGCTGCAAGTGCAGAGCATCAGTCTGAACATCCAATCGCTGAAGCCTTCAAGACCGCCACCCGCGATGTCGAGCTGCCTCAAGCGCAGGACGTGAAGGCCACGGTTGGATTGGGCCTATCCGCTACTATTGACGACCAGCGCATATCGATTGGGTCTTTGGGATTTGCGAGGGAACTCGGTCTCCCCTTGCAGAGCTTCGAAACAGAAATCTCAAAGGCGCTTTCGCTGGGGCGCACCGTCGTCTTCATGGCCAATGAAACGACTGTAATCGCGATCTTTGAATTGGAAGACCAACTTAAAGCCGAAGCTGCTCCGATAATCTCACAACTCTCCGCTTTGGGATTGAACACTGTTTTGATCTCTGGCGACCGACCAGAAGCCGCTGACCATGTCGCAACGCAGGTCGGCATTATGCGTGCCTTCGGATCAGTATTGCCGACCGAAAAGGCACAAAAGGTCAAAGAGTTGCAGGCTGAATTTGGCAATGTTGCCTTCGTCGGAGACGGCATCAACGACGCGCCCGCTTTATCTCAGGCAGACGTCGGCATCGCCATGGGCAATGGAACGGATATCGCTCTGGAAAGCGCAGATGTTGTGCTGACCACCGGCGATCTACGCAAACTTCTGACGGCTATGACGATCTCAAAGGCAACCATGCGCAACATCCGTCAAAACCTGTTCTGGGCCTTTGGATACAACACAGTGCTGATCCCGGTCGCCGCTGGGGTGTTCTATGCTTGGCTAGGCTGGCAACTTTCACCCATGCTCGGAGCCGGAGCAATGGCCATGAGCTCACTCTTTGTCGTGATGAACGCGCTGAGACTGCGCCAATTGGCACCCAACCAGGAGGGAATTGCATGA
- the cueR gene encoding Cu(I)-responsive transcriptional regulator gives MNIGDISDATGLPSKTIRYYEDIGLVIPKRASNGYRQFTESDLHHLRFLARARRLGFSIDSCRQLLSLYDKDDRESAEVRKLAVSHMQEIERKIAELNGMHETLAALVNACAGDHRPDCPILNDLAGAEAQN, from the coding sequence ATGAATATCGGAGATATCTCAGACGCCACGGGCCTTCCGAGCAAGACCATTCGCTACTATGAGGACATCGGCCTTGTCATCCCAAAGCGTGCCTCAAATGGCTACCGCCAATTCACCGAAAGCGATCTTCATCATCTCAGGTTCCTCGCCCGCGCCCGACGACTTGGGTTCAGCATCGACAGCTGCAGGCAACTGCTTTCTCTTTATGACAAAGACGACCGTGAAAGCGCCGAAGTTCGCAAGCTCGCTGTATCCCACATGCAAGAAATCGAGCGCAAAATCGCTGAATTGAATGGAATGCATGAAACACTGGCCGCGCTGGTCAATGCCTGCGCAGGAGACCATCGCCCTGACTGCCCAATCCTGAATGATCTGGCCGGAGCGGAAGCTCAGAACTAG
- a CDS encoding cryptochrome/photolyase family protein, whose translation MSVNIHWFRKDLRLSDNPALCAAAKTGAVLPLYILDPDHLEGLGSASRVWLCHSLHQLKGSLNNNLLILAGRPLDILPKLVTETNAAHVTWTRRYDPDGIAQDQTLKSQLETQGTRVLSLNGSLLWEPWEVQKPDQTPYRVFTPFFKRGCTAAPLPRHPLPAPILEFAEFSQHSKADLSKLLPNTDWHQSVTSHWQPGECGAAQSLCTFIERALRGYKKGRDFPAHQATSRLSPHLHFGEISPNQIWHAVAALPASEDTTHFKSELAWREFSYHLLFRNPNLHSRNLNQKFDTFPWREAPEDLRKWTRGQTGFPIIDAGMRELWQTGYMHNRVRMIVASFLTKNLMIHWRHGLAWFHDTLFDADPANNAASWQWVAGSGADAAPYFRIFNPVTQARKFDMDGTYIRTYVPELAHLDAKHIHAPWEASEEVQLSLPGHYPPPMIDLKDSRERALAAYSALP comes from the coding sequence ATGTCCGTCAACATTCACTGGTTTCGCAAAGACTTACGTCTCAGCGACAATCCTGCGCTCTGCGCCGCTGCCAAGACTGGGGCGGTGCTTCCGCTCTATATCTTGGACCCTGATCATCTGGAGGGACTTGGTAGCGCAAGCCGGGTTTGGCTGTGCCACAGCCTGCATCAGTTGAAGGGCTCGCTGAATAACAACCTTCTGATCCTTGCCGGGCGCCCTTTGGATATTCTGCCGAAGCTGGTTACAGAAACCAATGCTGCACATGTCACATGGACTCGACGTTACGATCCAGATGGTATCGCGCAGGATCAAACCCTGAAATCGCAACTGGAAACACAGGGCACCCGCGTCCTGAGCCTGAATGGCAGCCTGCTCTGGGAGCCCTGGGAGGTGCAAAAACCCGATCAAACACCCTATCGGGTTTTCACCCCATTCTTCAAACGTGGATGCACAGCTGCTCCGCTGCCACGGCATCCTTTGCCCGCCCCAATTTTGGAGTTCGCGGAGTTTTCCCAACACTCAAAGGCAGATCTTTCCAAGCTCCTACCAAATACCGATTGGCACCAGTCCGTGACATCGCATTGGCAACCGGGCGAATGCGGCGCGGCGCAATCGCTTTGTACGTTCATCGAAAGAGCTTTGAGGGGCTACAAAAAGGGTCGCGATTTCCCGGCCCACCAAGCCACCTCACGCCTGTCACCACATCTGCATTTCGGGGAGATTTCCCCCAATCAAATCTGGCACGCCGTCGCTGCTCTTCCCGCATCCGAAGACACTACGCACTTCAAATCCGAACTGGCCTGGCGCGAGTTTTCTTACCATCTGCTCTTCCGAAATCCGAACCTCCACTCGCGGAACCTAAACCAGAAGTTCGACACCTTTCCCTGGCGAGAGGCCCCGGAAGATCTGCGCAAATGGACACGGGGCCAGACCGGTTTTCCCATTATAGATGCCGGCATGCGAGAGCTTTGGCAGACCGGCTATATGCACAATCGCGTGCGCATGATTGTCGCCTCGTTTCTGACGAAAAACCTGATGATCCACTGGCGTCACGGGCTTGCTTGGTTCCACGACACGCTCTTTGATGCCGATCCCGCCAACAATGCCGCCAGCTGGCAATGGGTGGCTGGGTCTGGCGCAGACGCCGCTCCCTACTTTCGGATATTCAACCCGGTCACACAGGCCCGTAAATTCGATATGGATGGCACCTATATCCGCACCTATGTGCCGGAATTGGCCCATTTGGATGCCAAACACATTCACGCGCCCTGGGAGGCCTCTGAAGAGGTGCAGCTCAGCCTACCTGGCCACTACCCACCACCAATGATCGACCTAAAAGATTCGCGAGAACGCGCGCTTGCGGCCTATTCTGCATTGCCCTGA
- the gap gene encoding type I glyceraldehyde-3-phosphate dehydrogenase encodes MAVTVGINGFGRIGRCTLMHIAEAARDDVHVVKVNATGPIETAAHLIRYDSVHGRFANDVVVQNGTMDVGQGPMRMFSTYDMDELDWTGVDVVLECTGNFNDGEKAAKHLERGAKKVLISAPAKNVQKTIVFGVNDNLLTANDNMISNGSCTTNCLAPLAKVLHEAIGIENGLMTTIHSYTGDQPTLDRRHKDLYRARSAAMAMIPTSTGAAKALGEVLPELKGKLDGTSMRVPTPNVSAVDLTFVASKDVTVEDVNEVVREAAATHMKGVLGYDPEAKVSIDFNHTTESSIFAPDQTKVVGGRTVRVLAWYDNEWGFSARMADVAAKMGQMV; translated from the coding sequence ATGGCTGTCACCGTAGGTATCAATGGCTTTGGCCGGATCGGACGTTGCACACTGATGCACATCGCAGAAGCGGCGCGCGATGACGTTCACGTCGTGAAGGTAAACGCAACTGGCCCAATCGAAACCGCGGCACACCTGATCCGCTATGACTCTGTCCACGGTCGTTTCGCCAATGACGTTGTGGTTCAGAACGGCACCATGGATGTGGGCCAAGGCCCGATGCGCATGTTCTCGACCTACGATATGGATGAGCTCGACTGGACTGGCGTTGACGTTGTGCTCGAATGTACCGGCAACTTCAATGACGGTGAAAAAGCAGCGAAGCACCTGGAGCGTGGCGCCAAAAAGGTGCTGATCTCTGCCCCAGCCAAGAATGTTCAGAAAACCATTGTCTTCGGCGTGAACGACAACCTGCTGACCGCCAACGACAACATGATCTCCAACGGTTCCTGCACCACCAACTGCCTCGCCCCTCTGGCAAAGGTGCTGCACGAAGCGATTGGCATCGAAAACGGTCTGATGACCACGATCCACAGCTACACAGGTGACCAGCCAACGCTGGACCGTCGCCACAAAGACCTCTACCGCGCACGCTCTGCGGCCATGGCGATGATCCCAACCTCCACCGGTGCCGCAAAAGCATTAGGAGAGGTTCTGCCAGAACTCAAAGGCAAGCTTGACGGCACCTCCATGCGCGTTCCAACGCCAAACGTTTCCGCCGTTGACCTGACCTTCGTCGCCTCCAAAGACGTCACCGTTGAGGACGTAAACGAAGTGGTGCGCGAAGCCGCAGCGACACATATGAAAGGTGTGCTGGGCTACGATCCAGAAGCCAAGGTGTCCATCGACTTCAACCACACCACCGAAAGCTCCATCTTCGCTCCTGACCAAACCAAAGTGGTCGGCGGCCGCACCGTGCGCGTTCTGGCATGGTATGACAACGAATGGGGCTTCTCAGCACGTATGGCGGATGTGGCGGCTAAAATGGGCCAAATGGTCTAA
- a CDS encoding glyceraldehyde-3-phosphate dehydrogenase, with protein sequence MTNSIAIGIVFSLVLALVADQVWLDGTGALFAARKFAELIEWVAFWR encoded by the coding sequence ATGACCAACTCAATTGCCATCGGAATTGTGTTTTCTTTGGTTTTGGCTCTGGTCGCTGATCAGGTCTGGCTTGATGGCACAGGAGCGCTATTCGCAGCGCGCAAGTTTGCAGAGCTGATCGAATGGGTGGCTTTTTGGCGGTGA
- a CDS encoding DUF6985 domain-containing protein — protein MEFKFDDFWWQADVQFSTWSEFTEGKTAKLIFAPEGRDEAPMSADDVALTTWVKENHERQKPIILNAVLEAYPDFRRQFFEDYNIDENEEDLPKITSVSGLTKVIALEEIFVHPISKQGVPYVGYQFACSWDEEHGLGVLMHDKRVIEVGGADTAFVLWIAKRDRNI, from the coding sequence ATGGAGTTCAAATTTGACGATTTTTGGTGGCAGGCAGATGTTCAATTTTCTACATGGTCCGAATTCACCGAAGGCAAAACGGCCAAGCTAATTTTTGCACCTGAGGGCAGAGATGAAGCTCCTATGAGCGCAGACGATGTTGCTCTCACAACCTGGGTTAAAGAAAATCATGAAAGGCAAAAACCAATAATTCTTAACGCAGTCCTGGAAGCTTATCCTGACTTTCGACGCCAGTTTTTTGAAGATTATAATATCGATGAAAACGAGGAAGACTTGCCAAAGATCACATCGGTAAGTGGTCTAACGAAAGTAATTGCCCTCGAAGAGATTTTTGTACACCCGATTTCTAAACAAGGAGTTCCTTACGTGGGCTACCAATTTGCCTGTAGTTGGGACGAAGAACATGGTCTCGGGGTTTTGATGCACGACAAACGTGTTATCGAAGTCGGTGGGGCTGACACTGCGTTCGTGCTCTGGATCGCGAAGCGTGATCGCAACATTTGA